Proteins from one Variovorax sp. PBL-E5 genomic window:
- a CDS encoding replication initiation protein: protein MAKVIGVTGEILTDDSRQLSLLADSNLPERLRKAVEVVHMYPVSGQYSHFCRRVFNALLLVTTKGWQSIPSELQAKVLDERRVLRFAATVGELGKVLRATTRATERIYDAVENLYGQEFRFDAMGERGDMYKVASRLISQYSRSSDGSGEVQWEFPPDVFEMLMSPGRWAAIDIHLANRFNSGHSLALYENTHRYIRVQLTARMPVVDWVKLLVSPDAAETFLQQGNYRYFKRDILLPAMRELESTEACPFSVELLETTGSRNKVTHLQFRLHLKVQAALDMDTSQTGDPRLEAKLREYGITERGIDQLLTKYDEPVLRLHIAAFDKRLAEGGIRDKAAAFVHQVKNDYYGRSPQQEGQADAPALPAPAVDTRKQDEADFAKHIAQRVRKYYLGQPRFVQDQLLQAFLNSPDTPNLVREQFAKKGFKTPAVSGTFYAWMAKQEGVLSLPEDASLDAYLDWRNEPKRSKGPRVLSTKISVGGPISSGTRKKAASPREVPAD from the coding sequence TTGGCCAAAGTCATAGGGGTCACCGGCGAGATACTGACCGATGACAGCCGCCAGCTATCCTTGCTCGCCGACAGCAATCTGCCGGAGCGACTTCGCAAGGCCGTTGAGGTCGTTCACATGTACCCGGTGTCCGGCCAATACAGCCATTTTTGCCGCCGGGTGTTCAACGCTTTGTTGTTGGTGACGACCAAGGGCTGGCAATCTATCCCTTCCGAGCTGCAGGCCAAGGTTCTAGACGAGCGACGAGTCCTCAGGTTCGCCGCCACCGTGGGGGAGCTGGGTAAGGTGTTGCGGGCCACGACCAGAGCAACTGAGAGAATTTACGACGCCGTGGAGAACCTGTACGGCCAGGAATTCCGCTTCGACGCGATGGGCGAGCGGGGCGACATGTACAAGGTGGCCAGCCGCCTGATATCCCAGTATTCGAGGAGTTCGGACGGCTCGGGAGAGGTGCAATGGGAGTTTCCGCCGGATGTATTCGAGATGCTCATGAGCCCAGGGCGCTGGGCGGCCATCGATATCCACCTAGCAAACCGGTTCAATTCGGGCCATTCGCTCGCGCTCTATGAAAACACGCACCGGTACATTCGCGTTCAACTGACGGCGCGGATGCCGGTTGTCGATTGGGTCAAGCTGCTCGTGAGCCCTGATGCGGCCGAGACCTTTCTCCAGCAAGGGAACTATCGCTACTTCAAGCGCGACATTCTCTTACCGGCAATGCGAGAGCTGGAGAGCACCGAGGCCTGTCCGTTTAGCGTCGAGCTGCTGGAGACCACAGGTTCGCGTAATAAGGTGACCCACCTTCAATTCCGGCTGCACCTGAAGGTCCAGGCCGCTTTAGACATGGACACCAGCCAGACCGGGGACCCTCGCCTCGAGGCCAAGCTGCGTGAATACGGAATCACGGAACGGGGCATCGACCAACTGCTGACGAAATACGACGAGCCCGTTCTCAGGCTCCACATAGCCGCGTTCGACAAGCGCCTGGCGGAAGGGGGTATCCGGGACAAGGCTGCAGCCTTCGTCCATCAGGTCAAGAATGATTACTACGGTCGCAGTCCCCAGCAGGAAGGTCAGGCCGACGCCCCCGCTCTCCCGGCTCCCGCGGTGGACACGCGGAAGCAGGATGAGGCCGATTTCGCCAAGCATATTGCGCAGCGAGTTCGAAAGTACTACTTGGGCCAGCCGCGATTTGTCCAGGACCAGCTGCTCCAGGCCTTCCTCAACAGCCCGGACACTCCGAACCTGGTGCGAGAACAGTTCGCGAAAAAGGGGTTCAAGACACCCGCCGTGTCCGGGACGTTCTACGCGTGGATGGCGAAGCAAGAAGGAGTTCTTTCCCTTCCGGAAGACGCATCACTAGATGCGTACCTCGACTGGCGCAACGAACCCAAAAGAAGCAAGGGCCCGAGAGTTTTGTCGACCAAAATCTCTGTAGGGGGGCCAATCTCTTCCGGCACGCGAAAGAAGGCGGCATCGCCTCGGGAGGTTCCGGCCGACTAG
- a CDS encoding vWA domain-containing protein yields the protein MLNNPRLGPLVLPYLGLTVQSHVRPTLPAFELPAAIQRLLARSIEDCRAERSRPAVGEQTTHAALLLDESWSMNRHRAAALAGYNHQVGVIKEGAKEAGKTLVTLNVFSSTPREVLSAAPTEQLSPLPEEEYTPTGGTALYDAIGDTIASLLARPDADSPSTAFLVAPFTDGEDTSSYRYPPQLLRELVAKLEATGRWTFTLVGPTGQVDEFAAALNLQAGNIKAYDATKTESVTSAFTEMAGASTRYMAMRSAGVMASASLYAGR from the coding sequence GTGCTCAATAACCCCCGCCTCGGCCCCCTGGTACTGCCCTACCTTGGCCTCACCGTCCAGTCCCATGTCCGGCCCACCCTCCCGGCCTTCGAGTTACCTGCCGCCATCCAGCGCCTGCTCGCGCGTTCGATTGAAGACTGTCGCGCCGAGCGTTCCCGGCCCGCCGTTGGCGAACAAACCACACATGCGGCGCTGCTCCTCGACGAGTCCTGGTCGATGAACCGCCACCGCGCAGCTGCCTTGGCTGGCTACAACCACCAGGTCGGCGTCATCAAGGAAGGCGCCAAGGAGGCCGGAAAGACACTGGTCACGCTGAACGTGTTCAGCAGCACGCCGCGGGAAGTCCTGAGCGCGGCGCCGACGGAGCAACTGAGTCCGCTGCCCGAGGAAGAGTACACGCCCACCGGCGGCACCGCCCTCTACGACGCCATCGGGGACACCATCGCCTCGCTCCTGGCCCGCCCGGACGCTGATTCGCCGTCGACTGCGTTCCTCGTGGCACCGTTCACCGATGGCGAGGACACCTCGTCGTACCGCTACCCTCCGCAGCTGCTGCGCGAACTCGTCGCCAAGCTCGAGGCCACAGGCCGCTGGACGTTCACCCTGGTGGGCCCCACCGGCCAGGTGGACGAGTTTGCCGCTGCCCTGAACCTCCAGGCGGGCAACATCAAGGCCTACGATGCGACCAAAACCGAATCGGTGACCTCCGCATTCACGGAGATGGCAGGGGCCAGTACACGCTACATGGCGATGCGCTCTGCCGGGGTTATGGCCTCCGCCTCGCTCTACGCCGGCCGATAG